In Deltaproteobacteria bacterium, the DNA window TTGCCCGGCACCTGCTTGCTGATCGTGTCGTGGATCGTCGTCACGTCGATGAAATTGGGCTCGCCCCACTGGCCGTCAGCCCGGTCGCCGTCGTGAGTGACGTCCCGGAACGTGATTGCCTGAAACGACCCTGACGAAAACGTCGAGTAGGTCGTGTTTCGTCCTCGAGCCCAGCGTGGTCGACGTCGGGTTGTCGACGCGGAACACGCGCCCATCGAGTTGCGTCATCCCCTCGACGTCCAGGACGATAAACGCCCCGTCCGACTGCGCGCCGGAGGCGTGCGTCACAACGCCCGGGTCCGCCTTGGTGATGCCGCTGATCGTGACCGCGGTCGCGAGCGCCGATTGGATGGAGACCGATACGCCGGTCCACGTGGTGACAGTTGCCATGAGTTTGGGACTCCTCTAGATGACCCAGTAGTCAAAGGTGCAGACGGCGATCCAGATACCCGCCTCGTAGTCGAGCTCGGCGCGACGATTGGTCAACGTAAAGTGGGCAGCAACGAGCGCGGCCTGCGCCGCGTCTGCCAGCGTCTCGGCCGCGTACCGCTGCTCGTCCATGCACCACACGTCGAGCGTCACCCGCGTCGCCAGCAGCGTCGAATGGATCGTGTTGACCGCCTCCGTCGCTACCCGCTGGAACGAGACCGCGGGCAGCGCGAATTCCTGCGGAACGACATCCGGATAGATGCGCGCCGCGTCCCCGCTACCGACGAGCGCCGTCACCGCCGACGCCGCCTTGAGCGTGGCGTACGCGACCGATTCGGCGCTCACAATTTGGTCTCGCGGAACTTGGCTTCGGCGCGGCGGTAGAACTCTGCAAGGGCGCGATTGCCGGCCTGCGCAAACGCCGACCGCATGTACCAGCGCCCCTCGACAAACTCCCCTCCGCGGCGCAATGCCGCGCGAGCTGCCGACCTGGTGCGAGCCCCGCCAGTCAGCCGTCCGCCAGGCTGGCGTTTGCCATGGCCAGCCTCGACCCAGCGCCAGTAATACGCATCGCGCGACGCCCCGCCCTTGGTCGGCGGGTCGCCCGTGCGGACAGTGGTCGTGTAGGTTTCGGTTGTCCTGCCTGATTCGCGCCGATTGCGCACGACGATGATCGATCTCTTGAGCAACCCGGGCATCCGATCACCGTACCGACTCGCGAACACCCTGCCACTGCGCCCCGAAGCCTGCCGCATTGGCGCTCGCGCTCGCCCCGCGTCGCGGAATACCCGCGCCGCACCGGCCACCGCGAATCGCAATACGCGCCGGCCGACCTTTGGGCCGATCTCGTCCATCTGGCGGCGGAAATCCGGCAGGTTGGTGCGCACCTCGTAGACCGTGACGCTCATGTCGCTGCGTCCCCAAACGCCAGGATTTCGAGGTCCGCGCGCCGCGTACCGATGCCGATCACCTCGACTACGCCGTACGGTTTGTCGCGCCACAGGATCCGATGCGTCGGCGTCATCCACGACCGATAGCGCATGCGAAACCTGATCGTGATGTCTGCCTGCGCCTGCCGCGCTGCAATGTACTCGCGGCCAGATAGCGGCTCGGCCGACGCCCAGACGGTCTCGACGTCAGTCCATGTGATCTGCTCATCTCCCATCGCAGTTCGCGACACGCTTTTGTCCTGGATCGTGATCCGCTGATCGAGTTTGCCCGCCATCATGGCGCGAGCACCCGATAGCGATCGAGCAGCCGCACGACAAATTCTGTCGGCACGGGCGGTCGATCGCTATCGGCCTCCCGGGTCTCGTACAACGATCCGATGCGCAGCAGCATCCACTGTTTGATCAGCGGAGGTACGTTGCCGGCCGTGTAGCCGGCCGTGTAGACAACCTGCACGGTATCGCCCTGCGCGTGCAGTTGCGGCCATACCTGGCCGTCCTTAAGTCGCACGCGGGCGACCTCGCTCGCATAGTCGACGTAGTAGACCGACGTCGAGAGCGTCTGCGAGTCGCCGTTTTCGTCGGCATACGTGATCGATGTCACCGCCGTAATCGGCGGGTGCCGCAATTCCAGTCCGGCAAACGACGATGCACGCAGCGTGATCGTTTGCGCGCCGATCGCGCGCTGGGTGATCAGCTCGGCCTCATCGCGTGCGACTGAGATCAACGCCGTGATCAGCGTATCGTCATCGGTAAATGCCGTTTCGACACGCAAGTGCGCCTTCGCGGTCGCCAGCGATAACACCTCGCTCGCGACCGCAGTCGTAACCTGATAGTTCATGGATGGCGGGCGAGCGGGTTTCCCCGCCCGCCCTCATCGTCAGCCGACGATCTCATCCACGGTCGTCGCATCCACGGATGCGGTCGACCGCTTGCCCATCGCGAGGACGATGCCCCCGCAATCGCTTGTCGCCGTCGCGACCGTCATCGACAGCCGGAAGTGGGTGAACGACTGCGCCGATAGCGCGGCCGGGTCGATGTTGATCACGACCTGCTTGTTGCTGTCGGTGCCGGCCTGCGTCAACTGCGTGATCGCCAGACTGGTGACGTCGGCCGCGCCGGTCCCGCCGGAGTCGGTGGCCCCTTCGATCTTGGCGTCCAGGGTGGCGCTCGACCCGAGATCGCCAGCTTGCACGATCGCCATGTACTGATCGAAATCCGACGCATCGACCCAGCCAGACGTGACGGTGGACGCCGCGTATGCGTCCGGGTCGATATTGCCGACCACGTAGACCGCTTCGCTCATTTTCATCATGTTGCGAACTCCTATTGATTACGAACGGGTCGCGAGGACCACGAACGGCGACAGCGTGTCGCTGCCGTTTTTGCGCCCGATCGCCGAGCCGACGGCCGGCGCGCCGTCGCGTCGGAACGTCGCCCGAAACGCTTGCGCGCCGACGTCGAAGTAGAAATGCATCGACTGCGCCATCTCGATCGCGACCGCGCCAGACTTGGTGATGGTGCGGTACGAGCCGAAATCGACCAGCGCGATGTCGTTGACGGTACCCAGCGTCGCGCACGACTCCGAGTAGAGGACCGGCCGGCCGAGCAGCAGACCACCGGGCGCGCCCTTGATGCCTTCGTTCGGGGGCGTCCAGATCGGCTGATCCCCGATCGTCATCGTGATGAGCTGCGGGAGGACCGACTGATGCATGACCCAGCGGGCGCGCGCCATCGCGTACACCGGCAGCCGTGCCAGCATTTTGGCGACGTTGGCCGAGTTGACGGTCGCCGCAGTCTGGCTACCCTCTTTGGCGACACTCACCAGCGCGTCGGCGTTGAAAATGCCCTTGGGCTTCGCAACGCCGTCGCCCGCCAAGATGGCGTCGTTGGCCTTCCAGCGGATCGCCTCGCCCATCTTGCGCGAGAGGTACGCCGCCATCGCGGTCGAGTCTGCCAGCAGCTCGTCGGTCGCCGGGCAAAACGCGACCAGCTTGCGCAGACGCAGCGTCGCCATGTCGAGCACGGGTTTGGTCAGCGTCGGGGCCCCGGCCTCTCCGACCCAGTACGCCCGCACCCCCGACGACCCCCACGGGGTCGTCTCGTCGCTCGGGAACGTCATCGCATTGCCCGACACCGGCGTGTTGTCCGTCAGCGGGACGAGCGAATCGCCCTCGAGCGCCAGCGACATGATCTCGCGCGCGAACTCGGGCGGCACCGCGTATCCGCCATCGGCGCCCGCGCCCTCGTTGGCGTACGTGACGGCGCAGCGGCCATCAGGCGTTGATCGATGCCCACCCCGGGGTTTGTCGCGGCGCGATACACGGACGCCGCGAATTCGCCGAAGTGGCGGAATCCGCCGTTCGCCTCGGCGGCGCGCTCGACGACCTCGATGCGCGCACCGTCGCGCACCTCGAGCGGCACACCGGCGACGGACGCGGCCGCCTCCATCAGCACCTGCTCGCGCTCGATCTGGGGACCGAGCGCCGCGATCGCGGCCATCTCGGCGTCGAACGCTGCTTGTTCGTCGGCCGTCAGATCGCGATCCGCATCCGATGCGGCCGCGTTGATCTTCTCGGCCGCGGCGACGTGCGCCGCTTTGCGGGCCAGGAGCCCGCGAAGTCGCTTGTTCATGTCCATGTCCTCATTCAGATCACAGATCAGATTGGTCAGTCTGCCGGCAGCATCGGCCGCGCGATCACGCCGACGCCAAACGGAGAGCGTTTGCGTTGCGGCCGACATGCGACCGCTTGCGTGCGTTTTGCAGCCGATCGAGCGTGGCGTCGAGCGGCTCGATGCGATCGACCATCCCGCGCGACATCGCCTCGCGAGCGACAAATGCCCGGCCCTCGCCGTACTGCTCGCCGCGCACCACGTCGACGCCGACCCCGCGGCCCTTGGCAATCGATGCTGTCATGACAGCCCCGTAGTGGTCGACTTGCTCCTGCAGCGTCGCCCGCGCCTCGTCGGACAACGGGGCG includes these proteins:
- a CDS encoding DUF3168 domain-containing protein — encoded protein: MSAESVAYATLKAASAVTALVGSGDAARIYPDVVPQEFALPAVSFQRVATEAVNTIHSTLLATRVTLDVWCMDEQRYAAETLADAAQAALVAAHFTLTNRRAELDYEAGIWIAVCTFDYWVI
- a CDS encoding HK97 gp10 family phage protein, encoding MSVTVYEVRTNLPDFRRQMDEIGPKVGRRVLRFAVAGAARVFRDAGRARAPMRQASGRSGRVFASRYGDRMPGLLKRSIIVVRNRRESGRTTETYTTTVRTGDPPTKGGASRDAYYWRWVEAGHGKRQPGGRLTGGARTRSAARAALRRGGEFVEGRWYMRSAFAQAGNRALAEFYRRAEAKFRETKL
- a CDS encoding phage head closure protein; translation: MMAGKLDQRITIQDKSVSRTAMGDEQITWTDVETVWASAEPLSGREYIAARQAQADITIRFRMRYRSWMTPTHRILWRDKPYGVVEVIGIGTRRADLEILAFGDAAT
- a CDS encoding phage head-tail connector protein, whose amino-acid sequence is MNYQVTTAVASEVLSLATAKAHLRVETAFTDDDTLITALISVARDEAELITQRAIGAQTITLRASSFAGLELRHPPITAVTSITYADENGDSQTLSTSVYYVDYASEVARVRLKDGQVWPQLHAQGDTVQVVYTAGYTAGNVPPLIKQWMLLRIGSLYETREADSDRPPVPTEFVVRLLDRYRVLAP
- a CDS encoding phage major capsid protein is translated as MGCGSRSDGRRTSSVRRRDGRDRGARSPDRARAGADGGGRVRRRCAARGARRCAHRGRRARRRGERRIPPLRRIRGVRVSRRDKPRGGHRSTPDGRCAVTYANEGAGADGGYAVPPEFAREIMSLALEGDSLVPLTDNTPVSGNAMTFPSDETTPWGSSGVRAYWVGEAGAPTLTKPVLDMATLRLRKLVAFCPATDELLADSTAMAAYLSRKMGEAIRWKANDAILAGDGVAKPKGIFNADALVSVAKEGSQTAATVNSANVAKMLARLPVYAMARARWVMHQSVLPQLITMTIGDQPIWTPPNEGIKGAPGGLLLGRPVLYSESCATLGTVNDIALVDFGSYRTITKSGAVAIEMAQSMHFYFDVGAQAFRATFRRDGAPAVGSAIGRKNGSDTLSPFVVLATRS